The genome window GTAATTGGATTGGCAGCTGGTAGTAATTTAACTCTCCTTGCCCAACAAATTAAGGAATTTAGACCAGAAATTGTTGCTATTCGAAATGAGGATAATTTATCTTCCTTAAAAGAATTGTTAAGCAATCTTGATTATCAGCCGATACTATTGGGGGGGAGTGATGGTATCTGTGAGGTGGCAAGGTATGGAAGTGCGCAAAGTGTGGTCACGGGTATTGTGGGGTGTGCTGGACTGTTGCCCACCATCGCAGCTATCAAGGCTGGAAAAGATATTGCCCTTGCGAATAAGGAAACGTTGATTGCTGGGGGACCTGTGGTGTTACCCCTGATTGAAGAGTACGGGGTGAAGTTGTTTCCTGCGGATTCGGAACATTCCGCAATTTTTCAATGTTTGCAGGGAGTACCTGACAAGGGTTTAAAAAAGATTATCTTAACGGCTTCTGGGGGTTCTTTTCGTGATTTGCCAGTGGAAAAGTTGGCTTCAGTAACGGTTAAGGATGCGCTTAAACATCCTAATTGGTCTATGGGTCAAAAAATTACTATTGATTCTGCGACTCTTATGAATAAAGGGTTAGAGGTGATTGAGGCTCATTATCTTTTTGGTCT of Cyanobacterium sp. HL-69 contains these proteins:
- the dxr gene encoding 1-deoxy-D-xylulose-5-phosphate reductoisomerase Dxr; translated protein: MKSISILGSTGSIGTQTLDIVRENPQQFRVIGLAAGSNLTLLAQQIKEFRPEIVAIRNEDNLSSLKELLSNLDYQPILLGGSDGICEVARYGSAQSVVTGIVGCAGLLPTIAAIKAGKDIALANKETLIAGGPVVLPLIEEYGVKLFPADSEHSAIFQCLQGVPDKGLKKIILTASGGSFRDLPVEKLASVTVKDALKHPNWSMGQKITIDSATLMNKGLEVIEAHYLFGLDYDDIDIVIHPQSIIHSMIELQDTSVLAQLGWADMRLPLLYALSYPDRLYTNWESLDLVKVGSLTFREPDHHKYPCMQLAYSAGRAGGCLPAVLNAANEQAVALFLEEKIAFLDIPRLIETVCDRFSPQNKAQPSLDDIIEADQWARREVLQSLTVLA